A DNA window from Thioalkalivibrio sp. XN279 contains the following coding sequences:
- a CDS encoding polysaccharide pyruvyl transferase family protein, protein MDAHKNTPNQKRDQRLGLLGRAVIITPAGAGGLGDQAMLDVAAQELIQQGYSVSLLPNPTSIRASVTQLSIKGGIKEKLRIVATMLRARRVIVIGADIIDGGYGATQILRRLRLARLASLFGGRTRVIGSSFSANPNPDVIAFIKEANWLEIFAREPLSQQRMEQFLGRKVTMVADSAFLLRPEISCDVAKAAMSFMSEQKAKGRRIICLNASGLVFTKIAPGALERFSTTIADWIARTPDIVPIVLAHDRRPGKAGDLESCDVLAAAVKDKAPERCYYVRENISAWDVKALAAQFDMALVCRMHLAIACLGQSVPPLSLVSMGKFEGLMLHFGLQGLTLDPATVAGDMSTLTEALNNLSRRAPALRDKIQDALAAVRALSEKNYEHL, encoded by the coding sequence ATGGACGCGCACAAAAATACCCCCAACCAAAAGCGAGATCAACGATTGGGCCTTCTCGGTCGAGCAGTGATCATCACGCCTGCAGGAGCCGGTGGCCTTGGGGATCAGGCCATGTTGGATGTAGCCGCTCAAGAATTGATCCAACAAGGTTATAGCGTTTCGCTACTCCCAAATCCCACCTCCATTCGCGCGTCGGTTACGCAGCTTTCGATCAAGGGCGGGATCAAAGAAAAACTAAGGATCGTAGCCACGATGCTGCGGGCCCGCCGTGTCATCGTTATCGGCGCGGATATCATCGACGGCGGATACGGCGCCACGCAGATCCTTCGAAGATTGCGATTAGCCCGTCTCGCCAGCCTGTTTGGCGGTCGTACACGCGTGATCGGCAGCAGTTTTTCGGCCAATCCCAACCCCGATGTCATCGCCTTCATCAAAGAAGCTAATTGGCTTGAGATATTCGCTCGAGAACCGTTGTCGCAACAGCGAATGGAGCAATTTCTTGGGCGTAAAGTGACCATGGTGGCCGACAGCGCATTCCTTCTCCGTCCGGAAATCTCCTGCGATGTGGCCAAAGCTGCCATGTCGTTCATGAGCGAGCAAAAGGCGAAAGGCCGTCGCATAATCTGCCTCAATGCAAGCGGCCTTGTCTTCACGAAAATCGCTCCGGGTGCACTTGAAAGGTTCAGCACCACTATTGCGGATTGGATCGCCCGGACGCCCGATATTGTGCCAATCGTCCTCGCCCATGATCGGCGGCCTGGAAAGGCCGGCGACCTAGAGAGTTGTGATGTGCTTGCCGCTGCAGTTAAGGATAAAGCCCCCGAACGTTGCTATTACGTACGCGAGAATATTTCGGCATGGGATGTGAAGGCGCTCGCCGCACAATTCGATATGGCTTTGGTTTGCAGAATGCACCTAGCCATCGCGTGCCTGGGGCAGAGCGTCCCGCCCCTTTCACTAGTTTCGATGGGCAAATTCGAGGGGCTGATGTTGCACTTCGGGTTGCAAGGCCTCACGCTTGACCCGGCCACCGTCGCAGGCGATATGTCCACGCTGACTGAAGCCCTAAACAACCTGTCCCGCCGTGCACCCGCGCTCCGGGATAAAATTCAGGATGCTTTAGCCGCCGTGCGTGCACTGAGCGAGAAAAATTACGAGCATTTGTGA